A genome region from Heteronotia binoei isolate CCM8104 ecotype False Entrance Well chromosome 19, APGP_CSIRO_Hbin_v1, whole genome shotgun sequence includes the following:
- the MAPK6 gene encoding mitogen-activated protein kinase 6, whose protein sequence is MAEKFESLMNIHGFDLGSRYMDLKPLGCGGNGLVFSAVDNDCDKRVAVKKIVLTDPQSVKHALREIKIIRRLDHDNIVKVFEILGPNGSQLTDDVGSLTELNCVYIVQEYMETDLANLLEQGPLLEEHARLFMYQLLRGLKYIHSANVLHRDLKPANLFINTEDLVLKIGDFGLARIMDPHYSHKGHLSEGLVTKWYRSPRLLLSPNNYTKAIDMWAAGCIFAEMLTGKTLFAGAHELEQMQLILESIPVVHEEDRQELLNVIPVYIKNDMTEPHKPLTQLLPDISPEALDFLEQILTFSPMDRLTAEEALSHPYMSIYSFPTDEPISSHPFHIEDEVDDILLMDDNHSHIYNWERYHESQFSDHDWPIHNNFEADEVQRDPRALSDGTDEEEVQVDPRKYLDGDREKYLEDPAFDTHFSTEPCWQYPDHHENKYCDLECSHTCNYKMRSTSYLDNLVWRESEVNHYYEPKLIIDLSNWKEQSKEKLDKKGKSKCERNGLVKAQIALEEASQQLAEKEREKHQGFDFDSFIAGTIQLSLQHESTEVDKLNDLNSSVSHLESKGISKSVSREKQEKGMANLAQLEALYQTSWDSQLVSGGEECFLIGQFCCEVRKDEQMEKENTYTSYLDRFFSKKEEAEVPETEPVEDGKLGEKDREGSFISNSGEFLFNKHLEAIGIPQFHSPVGSPLKSIQATLTPSAMKSSPQIPHKTYSSILKHLN, encoded by the exons atggcagaGAAGTTTGAAAGCCTTATGAACATTCATGGTTTTGACCTGGGTTCTCGGTATATGGACTTAAAACCACTGGGGTGCGGTGGCAACGGCTTAGTTTTTTCTGCTGTCGATAATGACTGTGACAAAAGAGTGGCTGTCAAGAAAATTGTTCTAACAGATCCTCAGAGTGTTAAGCATGCTCTGCGTGAGATCAAAATCATCAGAAGGCTTGACCATGACAACATTGTCAAAGTATTTGAAATCCTCGGTCCCAATGGGAGTCAGCTGACAGATGACGTGGGCTCTCTGACAGAACTGAACTGTGTTTACATTGTCCAAGAGTACATGGAGACAGACCTGGCTAACCTGCTGGAGCAAGGGCCCTTACTGGAAGAACACGCCAGACTCTTCATGTACCAGCTGCTACGTGGCCTCAAGTACATTCACTCTGCAAATGTTCTACACAGAGATCTCAAACCAGCTAACCTGTTCATTAATACTGAAGACTTGGTGCTGAAAATTGGTGACTTTGGTCTTGCACGGATTATGGACCCTCACTATTCCCATAAG GGCCATCTTTCTGAAGGATTGGTAACTAAATGGTACAGATCACCTCGCCTTTTGCTGTCTCCCAACAACTATACTAAAGCCATTGATATGTGGGCTGCAGGTTGCATCTTTGCTGAAATGCTGACAGGGAAAACTCTCTTTGCAG GTGCGCATGAACTTGAACAGATGCAGCTGATTTTAGAATCGATTCCTGTTGTACATGAGGAAGATCGTCAAGAACTTCTGAACGTCATCCCAGTTTACATTAAAAACGACATGACTGAGCCACACAAACCTTTAACTCAGCTCCTCCCAGACATTAGCCCCGAAG CACTGGACTTCCTGGAACAAATATTGACCTTCAGTCCCATGGATCGATTGACAGCAGAAGAAGCTTTGTCCCATCCTTACATGAGCATTTACTCCTTTCCAACCGATGAGCCCATTTCAAGCCATCCCTTTCATATTGAGGATGAGGTGGACGACATTCTGCTCATGGATGACAATCACAGTCACATCTATAATTGGGAAAG ATACCACGAAAGTCAGTTTTCAGACCACGACTGGCCTATCCACAACAACTTTGAAGCTGATGAAGTTCAGCGTGATCCAAGAGCTCTTTCCGATGGGACTGATGAGGAAGAAGTTCAAGTAGATCCTCGCAAATATTTGGATGGTGACCGTGAGAAGTATTTGGAGGATCCAGCTTTTGATACCCACTTCTCTACTGAGCCTTGTTGGCAATATCCAGATCACCATGAAAACAAGTATTGTGATCTGGAGTGTAGCCACACCTGTAATTACAAAATGAGGTCTACTTCTTACCTAGATAATTTAGTTTGGAGAGAGAGCGAAGTGAACCATTATTATGAACCCAAGCTTATAATAGATCTTTCTAACTGGAAGGAGCAGAGCAAAGAGAAGTTAGACAAGAAAGGCAAGTCCAAATGTGAAAGGAATGGCTTGGTGAAAGCTCAGATAGCTCTTGAGGAGGCCTCCCAGCAGCTTGCCGAAAAGGAGAGGGAAAAGCATCAGGGGTTTGACTTTGATTCGTTCATAGCAGGAACCATCCAGCTTAGCTTGCAGCACGAGTCGACTGAAGTGGATAAATTAAATGACTTGAATAGTTCAGTGTCCCACCTAGAATCGAAAGGCATATCAAAGTCAGTAAGTAGAGAGAAGCAAGAAAAAGGAATGGCCAACTTGGCCCAGTTGGAAGCTCTGTACCAAACCTCCTGGGATAGTCAGCTGgtgagtgggggggaggagtgcttCCTTATAGGCCAGTTTTGTTGTGAAGTCAGGAAGGATGAGCAGATGGAGAAGGAGAACACGTACACCAGTTACCTGGACAGGTTTTTTAGCAAGAAGGAGGAGGCTGAAGTGCCGGAAACTGAGCCAGTTGAAGATGGGAAGCTTGGGGAGAAGGACAGAGAAGGAAGCTTCATTAGTAATAGCGGGGAATTTCTTTTTAATAAGCACCTCGAAGCTATAGGTATTCCCCAGTTCCACAGCCCCGTCGGCTCCCCACTTAAATCAATACAGGCCACGTTAACGCCTTCTGCTATGAAATCATCTCCTCAGATCCCCCACAAAACGTACAGCAGCATTCTGAAACACCTAAACTAA